From the Manis javanica isolate MJ-LG chromosome 13, MJ_LKY, whole genome shotgun sequence genome, one window contains:
- the PRSS35 gene encoding inactive serine protease 35 has product MENMLFWLIFFTLGWTLTDGSEMEQDFSWHLSKIPRLVSERTFHLTSPTFEAEAKMVLNGACGIECERELPAPSLADLEDSLSYETVFENGTRTLTRVKVEGLVPEPTQNATAQGAPARRRRRQVYGTDSRFSISDRRFLTSFPFSTAVKLSTGCSGILVSPRHVLTAAHCVHDGRGYLRGSRRLRVGLLKGRSKGAGRRRGASGRGRRGARGRGGGEGAGGEPGASAEAARAGRGPVRGRGVAEGMPSFQWTRVRRAHLPRGWTAGGAMAAALDYDYALLELKRAHRRRFMDLGVSPALGKLPGGRIHFSGFDRDRADQLVYRFCSVSDESSDLLYQHCDAEPGSTGSGVYLRLREPGGDNWQRKIIAVYSGHQRVDVRGARRDYNVAVRITPLKFAQLCRWARGPDASCSRG; this is encoded by the coding sequence atggaaaacatgCTATTTTGGTTGATATTTTTCACCCTTGGGTGGACCCTCACTGATGGATCGGAAATGGAACAGGACTTTTCGTGGCACTTGAGCAAAATACCCCGGCTTGTCAGTGAAAGGACCTTCCATCTCACCAGCCCCACCTTTGAGGCAGAGGCTAAGATGGTGCTAAATGGAGCGTGTGGCATTGAATGCGAGAGAGAACTTCCAGCTCCCAGCCTCGCTGACCTGGAAGACTCTCTTTCCTACGAGACTGTCTTCGAGAACGGCACCCGCACCTTGACTAGAGTGAAAGTTGAAGGTCTGGTCCCTGAGCCAACTCAAAATGCCACGGCGCAAGGAGCGCCTGctcggaggaggaggaggcaggtaTACGGCACAGACAGCAGGTTCAGCATCTCGGACAGAAGGTTCCTGACCAGCTTCCCCTTCAGCACGGCCGTGAAGCTGTCCACGGGCTGCAGCGGCATCCTCGTCTCCCCCAGGCACGTCCTCACGGCCGCTCACTGCGTGCATGACGGCAGGGGCTACCTCCGGGGCAGCAGGAGGCTGCGGGTGGGGCTGCTCAAGGGGAGGAGCAAAGGCGCGGGCAGGCGGCGCGGGGCCTCCGGGAGGGGCCGGCGGGGCGCGCGCGGCCGCGGCGGGGGCGAGGGCGCCGGAGGGGAGCCGGGGGCGAGCGCGGAGGCCGCGCGAGCAGGACGGGGGCCGGTCCGGGGCCGGGGGGTCGCCGAGGGGATGCCCTCGTTCCAGTGGACCCGGGTCCGCCGCGCCCACCTGCCCAGGGGCTGGACCGCGGGCGGCGCTATGGCCGCTGCCCTGGACTATGACTACGCCCTCCTGGAGCTGAAGCGCGCCCACAGGAGGAGATTCATGGACCTCGGGGTGAGTCCGGCCCTCGGGAAGCTGCCCGGGGGCCGGATCCATTTCTCGGGCTTCGATCGGGACCGGGCGGACCAGCTGGTGTACCGGTTCTGCAGCGTATCCGACGAGTCCAGCGACCTCCTGTACCAGCACTGCGACGCCGAGCCGGGCTCCACCGGCTCCGGGGTCTACCTCCGCCTCCGCGAGCCCGGCGGCGACAACTGGCAGCGCAAGATCATCGCCGTCTACTCGGGCCACCAGAGGGTGGACGTGCGCGGCGCGCGCAGGGACTACAACGTGGCGGTGCGCATCACGCCGCTCAAGTTCGCGCAGCTCTGCCGCTGGGCCCGCGGGCCCGACGCCAGCTGCTCCCGTGGCTGA